The Neobacillus sp. PS3-34 genome has a window encoding:
- a CDS encoding YkyA family protein, translated as MSFFTRIRLIFAVIFTVLLATGCFYQKTPAEKMYKVLEKVVSVEKAFEKQQKPLMSLEKKEKIDFDKIMSLGMKQFDQVVKLSDDAYSMADKRKELMGKEEKSMKDSKAEFVKAASVIKELETNEQKKKAKNLYSIMMQRYTAHDVLYNEYIEGVQLDQELYKMLKNQNITLDALEAQINKINDKYKKIFAANEKFNELTEKYNNQKNSLYKSLGLKISEKK; from the coding sequence TTGTCTTTTTTTACTAGGATTCGTCTAATTTTCGCTGTAATTTTCACTGTTCTTTTGGCAACGGGCTGCTTTTATCAGAAAACACCTGCTGAAAAAATGTACAAGGTCCTTGAAAAAGTCGTTTCTGTTGAGAAGGCATTTGAAAAACAACAGAAGCCGCTCATGTCATTAGAAAAGAAAGAAAAGATTGATTTTGATAAAATTATGAGTTTGGGCATGAAACAATTCGATCAAGTAGTTAAGCTTTCGGATGATGCTTACTCAATGGCAGATAAGCGGAAGGAACTAATGGGCAAAGAAGAAAAGAGCATGAAGGATTCCAAAGCTGAATTTGTAAAAGCCGCGAGCGTGATAAAGGAACTGGAAACAAATGAACAAAAAAAGAAAGCAAAAAATCTCTATTCCATCATGATGCAACGATATACAGCACACGATGTTTTATACAATGAATACATAGAGGGAGTCCAATTGGATCAAGAGTTATATAAAATGTTAAAGAATCAAAATATCACGCTTGATGCACTGGAAGCGCAAATAAACAAAATAAATGATAAGTATAAAAAAATCTTTGCGGCTAACGAAAAATTTAATGAATTAACTGAGAAATATAATAACCAAAAAAACTCTTTATACAAAAGCTTAGGACTAAAAATATCTGAGAAAAAATGA